The following are from one region of the Sphingopyxis sp. MWB1 genome:
- a CDS encoding replication-associated recombination protein A has product MAGDLFADDPVPPASETGDGAMPLAERLRPRRLADVVGQEHLTGDEGAIGRMVAAGQLSSMILWGPPGTGKTTIARLLAEAVGMRFAPLSAVFSGVADLKKAFAEAEKMASAGKRTLLFVDEIHRFNRAQQDGFLPYVERGTVVLVGATTENPSFALNAALLSRAQVLVLHRLGEKALSTLVARAEAEVDRPLPVTDAAREALVASADGDGRFLLNQVETLFAAAIEEPLDAPALAQFLHRRMPVYDKDRDGHYNLISAFHKALRGSDPQATLYWLARMLVAGEDPLYLVRRLVRIASEDIGLADPQALVQCLAAKDAYQFLGSPEGELAIVQACLYCATAPKSNGIYVAQKEAWKAARETGSLSPPAHILNAPTGLMKDLGYGAGYRYDHDAPDGFSGDDYWPEEMDAREFYRPVDRGFEKRVAERLAWWEERRQERRAERER; this is encoded by the coding sequence ATGGCCGGCGACCTGTTCGCTGACGATCCCGTCCCGCCGGCCTCCGAAACCGGCGATGGCGCCATGCCGCTCGCCGAGCGGCTGCGCCCGCGCCGCCTTGCCGATGTGGTCGGGCAGGAACATCTGACGGGCGATGAAGGCGCCATCGGGCGCATGGTCGCGGCGGGGCAATTATCCTCGATGATCCTGTGGGGTCCGCCGGGCACCGGAAAGACCACTATCGCACGCCTGCTCGCCGAAGCGGTGGGGATGCGCTTTGCGCCCCTGTCGGCGGTTTTCTCCGGCGTCGCCGACCTCAAGAAAGCCTTTGCCGAGGCGGAGAAAATGGCAAGCGCAGGCAAGCGCACGCTCTTGTTCGTCGACGAGATTCACCGCTTCAATCGCGCGCAACAGGATGGCTTTCTGCCCTATGTCGAGCGCGGCACCGTGGTGCTGGTGGGGGCGACCACCGAAAATCCCAGCTTCGCGCTCAACGCCGCGCTGCTCAGCCGCGCACAGGTGCTGGTGCTCCACCGGTTGGGCGAGAAGGCGCTGTCCACTTTGGTCGCGCGCGCCGAGGCCGAGGTCGACCGCCCCCTGCCCGTCACCGATGCGGCGCGCGAGGCGCTGGTCGCCAGCGCCGATGGCGATGGCCGCTTTCTGCTCAACCAGGTCGAGACACTGTTCGCCGCCGCCATAGAAGAACCGCTCGACGCCCCCGCGCTCGCGCAATTTCTCCACCGGCGCATGCCCGTTTACGACAAGGATCGCGACGGTCATTATAATCTGATCTCCGCTTTTCATAAGGCGCTGCGCGGATCGGACCCGCAGGCGACGCTTTACTGGCTGGCGCGGATGCTGGTGGCGGGGGAAGACCCGCTTTATCTGGTGCGCCGTCTGGTGCGGATCGCCAGCGAGGATATCGGCCTCGCCGACCCGCAGGCGCTCGTCCAATGCCTCGCCGCCAAGGATGCCTATCAATTTCTCGGCTCGCCCGAAGGCGAATTGGCGATTGTGCAGGCCTGTCTTTATTGCGCCACCGCCCCCAAATCCAATGGCATCTATGTCGCGCAGAAAGAGGCGTGGAAGGCCGCGCGCGAAACGGGATCGCTGTCACCCCCCGCCCATATATTGAACGCGCCCACCGGGCTGATGAAGGATTTGGGTTATGGCGCGGGCTATCGCTATGACCATGATGCGCCCGACGGATTTTCGGGCGATGATTATTGGCCCGAGGAAATGGACGCGCGGGAATTTTACCGCCCGGTCGATCGCGGCTTTGAAAAAAGGGTCGCCGAACGGCTCGCCTGGTGGGAAGAACGGCGGCAGGAACGACGCGCCGAACGCGAGCGATAA
- a CDS encoding hemolysin family protein: MSDWIDQGNHSIMPDDQGSSNRSEEDSSRSGLFASLKTLLFRTNGEPSLREQIEDVIDEAEDEESTPRRKNNLVGDLSPIERKMVRNLLHFGEQTVDDVAVPRGEIIAVPETASFAEIAALFVEAGHSRFPVYRETLDEVIGMIHVKDVFAVLTEGREPPPLLDLLRQPLYVPESMGVLDLLAEMRAKRTHLAIVIDEYSGTEGLVTFEDLVEEIVGEVEDEHDDEPTALFTAMDNGCWEADARAELDDIGEAIDARLAEVEEDVETLGGLAAVLAGHVPQVGEWLKHPSGWRIEVTEADERRVHHLRLHPPVEVDPEAPIERPEGF; the protein is encoded by the coding sequence ATGAGCGACTGGATTGATCAAGGAAACCATAGCATCATGCCCGACGACCAAGGGTCTTCGAACCGATCGGAAGAGGACAGTAGTAGAAGCGGCCTTTTCGCCAGCCTGAAAACACTGCTGTTCCGCACCAATGGCGAACCCTCGCTGCGCGAGCAGATTGAGGACGTCATCGACGAAGCCGAGGATGAAGAAAGCACACCCCGGCGCAAAAACAATCTGGTCGGCGACCTGTCCCCCATCGAACGCAAGATGGTTCGCAACCTTCTGCACTTTGGCGAGCAAACGGTTGATGATGTTGCGGTGCCGCGCGGCGAGATTATCGCCGTGCCGGAAACCGCCAGCTTTGCCGAAATCGCCGCCCTGTTTGTCGAGGCCGGCCATAGCCGCTTTCCCGTCTATCGCGAGACGCTGGACGAAGTAATCGGCATGATCCACGTCAAGGATGTGTTCGCGGTGCTAACCGAGGGGCGCGAGCCCCCGCCGCTTCTCGACCTGTTGCGTCAGCCGCTTTACGTTCCCGAATCGATGGGCGTGCTCGACCTGCTCGCTGAAATGCGAGCGAAACGCACGCATCTGGCCATCGTCATCGACGAATATTCGGGCACCGAAGGGCTGGTGACGTTCGAGGATCTGGTCGAGGAAATCGTCGGCGAGGTAGAAGACGAGCATGATGATGAGCCAACCGCGCTGTTCACCGCGATGGACAATGGCTGCTGGGAAGCCGATGCACGCGCCGAACTCGACGATATCGGCGAAGCCATCGACGCGCGGCTGGCCGAGGTGGAGGAAGATGTCGAAACCTTGGGCGGCCTCGCCGCCGTGCTAGCGGGCCATGTGCCGCAGGTGGGCGAATGGCTGAAACATCCAAGCGGCTGGCGCATCGAGGTGACCGAAGCCGATGAGCGGCGGGTCCACCATCTGCGCCTGCATCCGCCGGTCGAGGTCGATCCTGAAGCGCCGATCGAGCGCCCCGAGGGCTTTTGA
- a CDS encoding glycosyltransferase family 4 protein, with translation MDITDLRIALFSGNYNMTVDGANKALNRLVGYLLAKGASVRVYSPTVDDPDFEPTGDLVSVPSVAIPGRSEYRIPLSLSSRVREDLARFAPNIVHISSPDRVSRQAAAWARRRHVPVACSVHTRFETYFRYYNLSFLEPLCVAWLRRLYRRCDALIAPSESFAQVLREQRMNYDIGIWTRGVERDIFRPDRRDTSWRRSWGLADDTPVIAFLGRLVMEKGLDVFADSIEALERRGVPHDVVVIGEGPAGDWFESRLPRAKFVGFQGGENLARALASCDMLFNPSVTETFGNVTLEAMACGLPVVAARATGSASIVKHGQTGFLVEPGSISAFADDLELYCRDTALRHKHGAAAREESAAYQWDAINQAVADTYLRLIRQKQRRG, from the coding sequence ATGGACATCACCGATCTGCGCATCGCCCTGTTCAGCGGCAATTATAATATGACCGTCGATGGCGCGAACAAGGCGCTGAATCGCCTTGTCGGCTATTTGCTGGCCAAGGGCGCTTCGGTGCGCGTCTATTCGCCCACCGTCGACGACCCCGATTTCGAACCCACGGGCGATCTGGTGAGCGTGCCCTCGGTCGCCATTCCGGGGCGCAGTGAATATCGCATTCCCCTGTCGCTATCGTCGCGAGTACGCGAGGATCTGGCGCGCTTTGCGCCCAATATTGTGCATATTTCCAGCCCCGACCGCGTGTCGCGGCAGGCCGCTGCCTGGGCGCGGCGGCGCCATGTTCCGGTCGCCTGTTCGGTGCACACGCGCTTTGAAACCTATTTCCGCTATTATAATCTGTCTTTCCTTGAGCCGCTGTGCGTCGCCTGGCTGCGGCGTCTTTATCGCCGCTGCGACGCGCTGATCGCGCCGTCGGAAAGCTTTGCGCAGGTGCTGCGCGAACAGCGGATGAATTATGACATCGGCATCTGGACGCGCGGGGTCGAGCGCGACATTTTCCGTCCCGACCGGCGCGACACAAGCTGGCGGCGTAGCTGGGGCCTCGCCGACGACACCCCCGTCATCGCCTTTCTGGGGCGGCTGGTGATGGAAAAGGGGCTCGACGTTTTCGCCGACAGCATCGAGGCGCTCGAACGGCGCGGCGTGCCCCATGATGTGGTCGTCATCGGCGAAGGCCCGGCGGGCGACTGGTTCGAATCGCGCCTGCCCCGCGCCAAATTTGTCGGCTTTCAGGGCGGCGAAAATCTCGCCCGCGCGCTCGCCTCCTGCGACATGCTGTTCAACCCGTCGGTCACCGAAACCTTTGGCAATGTCACGCTGGAGGCCATGGCGTGCGGCCTGCCGGTCGTCGCCGCGCGCGCGACGGGCAGCGCGAGCATCGTCAAACATGGCCAGACGGGCTTTCTGGTCGAGCCGGGTTCCATCTCCGCCTTTGCCGATGATCTGGAGCTTTATTGCCGCGACACCGCACTGCGCCACAAACATGGCGCGGCGGCGCGCGAGGAAAGCGCCGCCTATCAATGGGATGCGATTAACCAGGCGGTTGCCGACACTTATTTGCGGTTGATCCGGCAAAAACAGCGGCGCGGCTGA
- a CDS encoding transglycosylase domain-containing protein gives MTASDHPLFRDPPPPAEEVPLAQAGMDGASIPPAESRWRKRMRWVGRGFAALAILLILLIGWLAVTAPLSKSLEPIAPPQITLLAADGTPIARRGAIVEKPVEEAKLPPHVKQAFLAIEDRRFYSHWGIDPRSIGRALWSNVTGGPTQGGSTITQQLAKFTFLSPKRTLGRKAREAMIALWLEAWLTKDEILERYLSNAYFGDNTYGLRAASLHYFYRQPENLTRAQAAMLAGLVQAPSRLAPTKNPKLAEQRMKLVLNAMVATGAMTAAEARATRTPAIDVRRRSDLPTGTYFADWALPEARKLSDVGYSRQTIRTTLDSRLQGIARRVTARAPLGKAQVALVAMRPDGEVVAMIGGRDYAKSPFNRATQAKRQPGSTFKLFVYLAALREGWKPEDRIDNRTIEVGGYRPKNAGGRYSPSISMEDAFAQSSNVAAVRLFRDIGDEAVIRAARDLGVTSKLPKGDPSMALGTSTMTLMELTAAYAAVAANAYPVEPRAFEAERKNWFERVFSGPDSFGRREHQAMERMLRAAVNRGTGRAARLSVPNYGKTGTTQDNRDALFVGYANGLVVGVWIGNDDNSPLKGISGGGLPARIWRDFMTEASGRARPSAPKPAANPRGPVQPLDVPDVSDIPIGDNSSIGIRDGEAVLRAEIGGTQIDLRLPVDGQAARAGGAGSGTPAPNPSPAPIVTVTPGPATRNE, from the coding sequence ATGACCGCATCCGACCACCCCCTGTTCCGCGATCCCCCGCCGCCAGCCGAGGAAGTGCCGCTGGCCCAGGCCGGGATGGACGGTGCGTCCATTCCACCGGCCGAATCGCGCTGGCGCAAGCGGATGCGCTGGGTCGGGCGCGGCTTTGCGGCGCTGGCAATATTGCTGATCTTGCTGATCGGCTGGCTGGCGGTAACCGCGCCGTTGTCCAAATCGCTGGAGCCGATCGCACCGCCACAGATCACGCTGCTCGCCGCCGATGGTACCCCCATTGCTCGGCGAGGGGCGATTGTCGAAAAGCCGGTCGAGGAGGCCAAGCTGCCGCCCCATGTCAAACAGGCGTTTCTGGCAATCGAGGATCGGCGCTTTTACAGCCATTGGGGCATTGACCCGCGCAGCATCGGGCGGGCGCTGTGGAGCAATGTGACGGGCGGGCCGACCCAGGGCGGCAGCACCATCACCCAGCAGCTCGCCAAATTCACCTTTTTAAGCCCCAAACGCACATTGGGGCGCAAGGCGCGCGAGGCAATGATCGCGCTGTGGCTCGAGGCGTGGCTGACCAAGGACGAAATCCTCGAACGCTATTTATCCAACGCCTATTTCGGCGATAATACTTATGGCCTGCGCGCGGCGTCGCTGCATTATTTCTATCGCCAACCCGAAAATCTGACCCGCGCGCAGGCAGCGATGCTGGCCGGGCTGGTGCAGGCGCCATCGCGCCTTGCGCCCACCAAAAATCCCAAACTAGCCGAGCAACGGATGAAGCTGGTGCTCAACGCGATGGTGGCGACCGGCGCGATGACCGCTGCCGAAGCGCGCGCGACGCGCACCCCGGCGATTGATGTGCGGCGGCGCAGCGACCTGCCCACCGGCACCTATTTTGCCGACTGGGCGCTGCCCGAAGCACGCAAGCTGAGCGATGTCGGCTATTCGCGCCAGACGATCCGCACCACGCTCGACAGCCGGTTGCAGGGCATTGCCCGGCGCGTCACCGCACGCGCACCGCTGGGCAAGGCGCAGGTGGCGCTGGTCGCCATGCGCCCCGATGGCGAAGTGGTGGCGATGATCGGCGGGCGCGATTATGCCAAATCGCCCTTCAACCGCGCGACGCAGGCGAAACGCCAGCCGGGATCGACCTTCAAGCTGTTCGTCTATCTCGCGGCGCTGCGCGAAGGGTGGAAGCCCGAGGACCGCATCGACAATCGCACGATTGAAGTCGGCGGCTATCGCCCCAAAAATGCCGGCGGGCGCTATTCGCCGTCGATCTCGATGGAAGATGCCTTTGCCCAGTCGAGCAATGTCGCCGCCGTGCGCCTGTTCCGCGATATCGGCGATGAAGCCGTGATCCGCGCGGCGCGCGATCTGGGCGTAACATCAAAGCTGCCCAAGGGCGATCCGAGTATGGCGCTGGGCACATCGACGATGACGCTGATGGAGCTGACCGCTGCCTATGCGGCCGTCGCCGCCAATGCCTATCCGGTCGAACCGCGCGCCTTTGAAGCCGAGCGTAAAAACTGGTTCGAGCGGGTCTTTTCCGGCCCCGACAGCTTTGGGCGCCGCGAGCATCAGGCGATGGAGCGCATGCTGCGCGCCGCCGTCAATCGCGGTACGGGGCGCGCGGCGCGCCTGTCGGTGCCCAATTATGGCAAGACGGGGACGACGCAGGATAATCGCGATGCCCTGTTCGTAGGCTATGCCAATGGGCTGGTCGTCGGCGTGTGGATCGGCAATGACGATAACAGCCCGCTGAAAGGCATTTCGGGCGGCGGCCTGCCCGCGCGCATCTGGCGCGATTTCATGACCGAGGCGTCCGGGCGGGCCCGGCCCAGCGCGCCCAAGCCCGCGGCCAATCCGCGCGGTCCGGTTCAGCCGCTCGACGTGCCGGACGTCAGCGACATTCCCATCGGCGACAACAGCAGCATCGGCATACGCGATGGCGAGGCGGTGCTACGCGCCGAGATTGGCGGGACGCAGATCGACCTGCGCCTGCCGGTCGATGGTCAGGCCGCGCGGGCGGGAGGCGCGGGAAGCGGAACGCCCGCGCCCAACCCCTCCCCCGCGCCGATCGTGACGGTAACCCCCGGCCCGGCGACGCGGAACGAGTGA
- the ybeY gene encoding rRNA maturation RNase YbeY — MLSVEAHEAQPWPADQDWTALADEAVAVALGLTPYADLAHAAPLVEVSVRLSDDAEVQALNRNFRGKDKPTNVLSFPQVQDDLLESLSNSDDGEILLGDIVLARETCAREAEEKGISLVDHAVHLMVHGTLHLVGYDHQDEVSAAAMEALEVKALASLGIANPYERLD, encoded by the coding sequence ATGCTAAGCGTCGAAGCCCATGAAGCACAGCCCTGGCCTGCCGACCAAGACTGGACCGCGCTCGCCGACGAAGCGGTGGCGGTTGCGCTCGGCCTCACCCCCTATGCCGACCTCGCCCATGCTGCGCCGCTGGTCGAAGTTTCGGTGCGGCTGAGCGATGATGCCGAGGTGCAGGCGCTCAACCGCAATTTTCGCGGCAAGGACAAGCCCACCAATGTCCTGTCTTTTCCGCAAGTGCAGGATGATCTGCTCGAAAGCCTGTCGAACAGCGACGATGGCGAGATATTGCTGGGCGATATCGTGCTGGCGCGCGAGACCTGCGCCCGCGAGGCAGAGGAAAAGGGCATAAGTCTCGTCGATCATGCCGTGCATCTGATGGTGCATGGCACGCTGCATCTGGTCGGTTATGATCATCAGGACGAAGTCAGCGCGGCAGCGATGGAAGCTTTGGAAGTGAAAGCACTTGCATCGCTGGGCATCGCCAATCCATATGAGCGACTGGATTGA